From the Salmo trutta chromosome 30, fSalTru1.1, whole genome shotgun sequence genome, one window contains:
- the mical1 gene encoding F-actin-monooxygenase mical1 isoform X4 codes for MVNQDPTNPSHALFDQFVQSQTCKEVQRTFSELCHHLQLDPRDYQSFYTKLKERLNYWKAKALWIKLDKRAQHQDYQQGKVCAKTKCLVLGAGPCGLRTAIELALLGAQVVVLEKRDSFSRNNVLHLWPYTIYDLRGLAAKKFYGKFCTGALDHISIRQLQLILLKVSLLLGVEVHTGVEFKGFVEPSEATGWMAELFPDDHPAGKFQFDVFISAGGGRFVPDGFRWKELRGKLAIGITCNFINHHSAAEAQVAEISGVARIYNQKFFQDLLTEKGIDLENIVYYKDATHYFVMTAKKKSLLKMGVIKQDFSDANQLLGQANVDQDALLRYAHGAAHFSTGHRLPNMQFALNHAGQPDVAMFDFTCMHRAENASLVRERKGKKLLMGLVGDCLVEPFWPLGTGIARGFLAAFDTAWMVRSWGKGKPHLEVVAERESIYQLLSQTTPENINKNYSAFSIDPATRYQHVNLNSIKANQLQHLYDVEDHIDLGRPTKKQKDSVGAFEELLKWCQQHTAGYDRVKVKDLTQSWRSGLALCALINTFRPHLIDMSSLKESDSVHNNQLAFSLLEGELGIPPIISASDMATKEQIDKLSMVLYLTQIHDAFNERTPTSAEPPSLLTPSKTLSFQAVFFLNKLKHNSLQRRKVRQGETGSRDRRKR; via the exons ATGGTGAACCAGGACCCCACCAACCCCTCCCATGCCCTCTTTGACCAGTTTGTCCAGAGCCAGACCTGTAAGGAGGTGCAGCGTACCTTCTCAGAGCTCTGCCACCACCTACAATTGGACCCCCGGGACTACCAGAGTTTCTACACCAAGCTCAAGGAGAGGCTCAACTACTGGAAGGCCAAAGCCCTCTGGATCAAGCTGGACAAGCGGGCCCAACACCAAGATTACCAGCAGGGCAAAGTCTGTGCCAAaaccaag tgccTGGTGCTGGGTGCAGGGCCGTGCGGGCTGAGGACAGCCATAGAGTTGGCTCTGCTGGGGGCTCAGGTGGTGGTACTGGAGAAGAGGGACTCTTTCTCCCGGAATAACGTGCTGCACCTCTGGCCTTACACCATCTATGACCTGCGTGGGCTGGCTGCCAAGAAGTTCTACGGCAAATTCTGCACTGGGGCTCTGGATCACATCA GCATCCGCCAGCTCCAGCTGATACTGCTGAAGGTGTCTCTCCTCCTGGGGGTGGAGGTTCACACTGGGGTGGAATTCAAAGGCTTCGTGGAGCCCTCAGAAGCCACAG GCTGGATGGCCGAGCTGTTTCCTGACGATCACCCTGCTGGGAAGTTCCAGTTTGATGTCTTCATCTCTGCAGGAGGAGGACGCTTTGTCCCGGATG GCTTCAGGTGGAAGGAGCTGCGAGGAAAGCTGGCCATCGGCATCACATGTAACTTCATCAACCATCACTCAGCAGCCGAGGCCCAGGTGGCAGAGATCAGTGGTGTGGCCCGCATCTACAACCAGAAGTTCTTCCAGGACCTGCTCACAGAGAAAG gTATTGATCTGGAGAACATAGTCTACTATAAAGACGCCACCCATTACTTTGTCATGACTGCCAAGAAGAAGAGCCTGTTAAAGATGGGGGTCATTAAACAG GACTTCAGTGACGCCAATCAGCTCCTGGGCCAGGCCAACGTGGACCAGGACGCCTTGTTGCGTTACGCCCACGGCGCTGCCCACTTCTCCACAGGCCACCGCCTGCCCAACATGCAGTTTGCCCTGAACCACGCTGGCCAGCCTGACGTGGCCATGTTTGACTTCACCTGTATGCACCGTGCTGAGAACGCCTCGCTGGtcagggagaggaaaggaaagaaacTTCTCATGGGCCTGGTCGGAGACTGCCTGGTGGAG CCTTTCTGGCCTCTGGGAACAGGTATTGCCCGTGGGTTTCTGGCTGCCTTCGACACAGCGTGGATGGTCAGGAGCTGGGGCAAGGGAAAACCCCACCTGGAAGTCGTTGCTGAACG GGAGAGTATCTACCAGCTCCTGTCCCAGACCACGCCAGAGAACATCAATAAAAACTACAGTGCCTTTAGCATAGACCCGGCTACACGCTACCAGCACGTCAACCTCAACTCCATCAAGGCCAACCAG TTGCAACATCTGTATGATGTTGAAGACCATATTGATTTGGGCCGACCAACCAAGAAGCAGAAAG ATTCGGTTGGAGCTTTTGAGGAGCTGTTGAAGTGGTGCCAGCAGCACACGGCAGGGTACGACAGGGTGAAGGTGAAGGATCTGACCCAGTCCTGGAGGTCTGGCCTGGCCCTGTGTGCCCTCATCAACACCTTCAGACCCCATCTTAT TGACATGTCCTCTCTGAAGGAGTCTGATTCGGTCCACAACAACCAGCTGGCCTTCAGCCTCCTGGAGGGAGAGCTGGGCATCCCTCCCATCATATCAGCCAGTGACATGGCCACCAAGGAACAGATAGACAAGCTCTCCATGGTGCTCTACCTCACACAGATCCACGATGCCTTCAACGAAAGGACACCCACTAGTG CAGAACCCCCGAGCCTTCTGACACCGTCCAAGACCCTGTCTTTTCAGGCCGTGTTCTTCCTCAACAAGCTCAAGCACAACTCTCTGCAAAGACGCAAGGTAAGGCAAG gAGAGACTGGCAGCCGAGACAGAAGAAAAAGATAA
- the src gene encoding proto-oncogene tyrosine-protein kinase Src isoform X1 → MGGSKSKPKDAGLRTRSLDGNISLGGGGGGYNISPAQHTLTPNLSPAVGGTRRSTQPLINTPELALFGGVESANSVTSPNRGTLAGGVTTFVALYDYESRTASDLSFRKGERLQIVNNMRKLNSREGDWWLARSLTTGESGYIPSNYVAPSDSIQAEEWYFGKITRRDSERLLLSLDNRRGTFLVRESETTKGAYCLSVLDYDNTKGLNVKHYKIRKLDSGGFYITSRTQFNNIQQLVTHYHKHADGLCHCLTEVCPVLKPQTQGLARDAWEIPRDSLCLDLKLGQGCFGEVWMGTWNGTTRVAVKTLKTGTMSPEAFLMEAQVMKKLRHEKLVQLYAVVSEEPIYIVTEYMGQGSLLDFLKGDMGKMLRLPQLVDMASQIASGMAYVERMNYVHRDLRAANILVGDNLVCKVADFGLARLIEDNEYTARQGAKFPIKWTAPEAALYGRFTIKSDVWSFGVLLTELATKGRVPYPGMVNREVLDQVERGYRMPCPAECPDSLHDLMLTCWRKDAEERPTFEYLQGFLEDYFTSTEPQYQPGENL, encoded by the exons ATGGGGGGAAGCAAGAGCAAGCCCAAAGACGCAGGCCTTCGGACACGGAGTCTTGATGGTAACATCAGTTTAGGAGGAGGGGGTGGCGGCTACAACATCAGCCCCGCCCAGCACACCCTCACGCCCAATCTGAGTCCAGCAGTGGGCGGAACACGCCGGTCCACTCAGCCGTTGATTAATACCCCAGAGCTGGCCCTGTTTGGGGGAGTGGAGTCCGCCAATAGCGTCACGTCTCCTAACAGAGGGACACTTGCAG GAGGTGTGACGACGTTTGTGGCGCTGTATGACTACGAGTCTCGCACTGCCTCCGATCTGTCTTTCAGGAAGGGGGAACGGCTACAAATAGTAAACAACAT GAGAAAGTTGAACAGCAG AGAAGGGGACTGGTGGCTGGCTCGCTCTCTGACCACTGGAGAAAGTGGTTACATCCCCAGCAATTATGTGGCTCCTTCCGACTCCATCCAGGCAGAAGA gTGGTATTTTGGGAAGATCACACGTCGCGACTCGGAGAGGCTCCTCTTGAGTTTGGACAACAGGAGAGGGACGTTCctggtgagagagagcgagaccaccAAAG GTGCCTACTGTCTGTCAGTCCTGGACTATGACAACACTAAAGGGCTGAATGTGAAACACTACAAGATTAGAAAGCTGGacagtggagggttctacatcACCTCACGCACTCAGTTTAACAACATACAGCAGCTGGTCACACACTACCaca AGCATGCAGACGGACTGTGCCACTGTCTGACGGAGGTATGTCCCGTACTAAAGCCTCAGACCCAGGGCCTGGCCCGCGATGCCTGGGAGATCCCCAGGGACTCCCTATGCCTCGACCTCAAACTGGGACAGGGATGCTTCGGAGAGGTCTGGATGG GCACGTGGAACGGGACAACGCGGGTAGCGGTCAAGACCCTGAAGACAGGTACCATGTCCCCCGAGGCATTCCTTATGGAGGCCCAGGTCATGAAGAAGCTGAGACATGAAAAACTGGTCCAGCTGTACGCCGTGGTGTCTGAAGAACCTATCTATATTGTCACGGAGTACATGGGACAAGGAAGCTtgttggacttcctgaagggAGACATGGGCAAGATGCTCCGCCTTCCTCAGCTGGTTGACATGGCCTCACAG ATTGCCTCAGGAATGGCGTATGTAGAGAGGATGAACTACGTCCACAGAGACCTCAGGGCTGCCAACATTCTAGTGGGAGACAACTTGGTTTGTAAAGTGGCTGACTTCGGACTGGCCCGTCTCATAGAGGACAATGAGTACACTGCCAGGCAGG GAGCAAAGTTCCCCATCAAGTGGACGGCTCCTGAAGCTGCACTGTATGGCCGCTTCACCATCAAATCAGACGTCTGGTCGTTTGGGGTCTTACTGACAGAACTGGCCACCAAGGGGAGAGTACCATATCCAG gcaTGGTGAATCGGGAGGTGTTGGACCAGGTGGAACGTGGTTACAGGATGCCTTGTCCTGCTGAGTGCCCAGACTCCCTCCATGACCTCATGCTCACCTGCTGGAGGAAGGACGCTGAGGAGAGGCCCACATTCGAGTACCTGCAGGGCTTCCTGGAAGACTACTTTACCTCCACTGAGCCCCAGTACCAGCCGGGGGAGAACCTTTAG
- the src gene encoding proto-oncogene tyrosine-protein kinase Src isoform X2 yields MGGSKSKPKDAGLRTRSLDGNISLGGGGGGYNISPAQHTLTPNLSPAVGGTRRSTQPLINTPELALFGGVESANSVTSPNRGTLAGGVTTFVALYDYESRTASDLSFRKGERLQIVNNIEGDWWLARSLTTGESGYIPSNYVAPSDSIQAEEWYFGKITRRDSERLLLSLDNRRGTFLVRESETTKGAYCLSVLDYDNTKGLNVKHYKIRKLDSGGFYITSRTQFNNIQQLVTHYHKHADGLCHCLTEVCPVLKPQTQGLARDAWEIPRDSLCLDLKLGQGCFGEVWMGTWNGTTRVAVKTLKTGTMSPEAFLMEAQVMKKLRHEKLVQLYAVVSEEPIYIVTEYMGQGSLLDFLKGDMGKMLRLPQLVDMASQIASGMAYVERMNYVHRDLRAANILVGDNLVCKVADFGLARLIEDNEYTARQGAKFPIKWTAPEAALYGRFTIKSDVWSFGVLLTELATKGRVPYPGMVNREVLDQVERGYRMPCPAECPDSLHDLMLTCWRKDAEERPTFEYLQGFLEDYFTSTEPQYQPGENL; encoded by the exons ATGGGGGGAAGCAAGAGCAAGCCCAAAGACGCAGGCCTTCGGACACGGAGTCTTGATGGTAACATCAGTTTAGGAGGAGGGGGTGGCGGCTACAACATCAGCCCCGCCCAGCACACCCTCACGCCCAATCTGAGTCCAGCAGTGGGCGGAACACGCCGGTCCACTCAGCCGTTGATTAATACCCCAGAGCTGGCCCTGTTTGGGGGAGTGGAGTCCGCCAATAGCGTCACGTCTCCTAACAGAGGGACACTTGCAG GAGGTGTGACGACGTTTGTGGCGCTGTATGACTACGAGTCTCGCACTGCCTCCGATCTGTCTTTCAGGAAGGGGGAACGGCTACAAATAGTAAACAACAT AGAAGGGGACTGGTGGCTGGCTCGCTCTCTGACCACTGGAGAAAGTGGTTACATCCCCAGCAATTATGTGGCTCCTTCCGACTCCATCCAGGCAGAAGA gTGGTATTTTGGGAAGATCACACGTCGCGACTCGGAGAGGCTCCTCTTGAGTTTGGACAACAGGAGAGGGACGTTCctggtgagagagagcgagaccaccAAAG GTGCCTACTGTCTGTCAGTCCTGGACTATGACAACACTAAAGGGCTGAATGTGAAACACTACAAGATTAGAAAGCTGGacagtggagggttctacatcACCTCACGCACTCAGTTTAACAACATACAGCAGCTGGTCACACACTACCaca AGCATGCAGACGGACTGTGCCACTGTCTGACGGAGGTATGTCCCGTACTAAAGCCTCAGACCCAGGGCCTGGCCCGCGATGCCTGGGAGATCCCCAGGGACTCCCTATGCCTCGACCTCAAACTGGGACAGGGATGCTTCGGAGAGGTCTGGATGG GCACGTGGAACGGGACAACGCGGGTAGCGGTCAAGACCCTGAAGACAGGTACCATGTCCCCCGAGGCATTCCTTATGGAGGCCCAGGTCATGAAGAAGCTGAGACATGAAAAACTGGTCCAGCTGTACGCCGTGGTGTCTGAAGAACCTATCTATATTGTCACGGAGTACATGGGACAAGGAAGCTtgttggacttcctgaagggAGACATGGGCAAGATGCTCCGCCTTCCTCAGCTGGTTGACATGGCCTCACAG ATTGCCTCAGGAATGGCGTATGTAGAGAGGATGAACTACGTCCACAGAGACCTCAGGGCTGCCAACATTCTAGTGGGAGACAACTTGGTTTGTAAAGTGGCTGACTTCGGACTGGCCCGTCTCATAGAGGACAATGAGTACACTGCCAGGCAGG GAGCAAAGTTCCCCATCAAGTGGACGGCTCCTGAAGCTGCACTGTATGGCCGCTTCACCATCAAATCAGACGTCTGGTCGTTTGGGGTCTTACTGACAGAACTGGCCACCAAGGGGAGAGTACCATATCCAG gcaTGGTGAATCGGGAGGTGTTGGACCAGGTGGAACGTGGTTACAGGATGCCTTGTCCTGCTGAGTGCCCAGACTCCCTCCATGACCTCATGCTCACCTGCTGGAGGAAGGACGCTGAGGAGAGGCCCACATTCGAGTACCTGCAGGGCTTCCTGGAAGACTACTTTACCTCCACTGAGCCCCAGTACCAGCCGGGGGAGAACCTTTAG
- the src gene encoding proto-oncogene tyrosine-protein kinase Src isoform X3: MRNRKLQVKKGDCIQYLSPKGDWWLARSLTTGESGYIPSNYVAPSDSIQAEEWYFGKITRRDSERLLLSLDNRRGTFLVRESETTKGAYCLSVLDYDNTKGLNVKHYKIRKLDSGGFYITSRTQFNNIQQLVTHYHKHADGLCHCLTEVCPVLKPQTQGLARDAWEIPRDSLCLDLKLGQGCFGEVWMGTWNGTTRVAVKTLKTGTMSPEAFLMEAQVMKKLRHEKLVQLYAVVSEEPIYIVTEYMGQGSLLDFLKGDMGKMLRLPQLVDMASQIASGMAYVERMNYVHRDLRAANILVGDNLVCKVADFGLARLIEDNEYTARQGAKFPIKWTAPEAALYGRFTIKSDVWSFGVLLTELATKGRVPYPGMVNREVLDQVERGYRMPCPAECPDSLHDLMLTCWRKDAEERPTFEYLQGFLEDYFTSTEPQYQPGENL; the protein is encoded by the exons ATGCGAAATAGAAAACTCCAAGTGAAGAAGGGAGACTGTATTCAatatttgtctccca AAGGGGACTGGTGGCTGGCTCGCTCTCTGACCACTGGAGAAAGTGGTTACATCCCCAGCAATTATGTGGCTCCTTCCGACTCCATCCAGGCAGAAGA gTGGTATTTTGGGAAGATCACACGTCGCGACTCGGAGAGGCTCCTCTTGAGTTTGGACAACAGGAGAGGGACGTTCctggtgagagagagcgagaccaccAAAG GTGCCTACTGTCTGTCAGTCCTGGACTATGACAACACTAAAGGGCTGAATGTGAAACACTACAAGATTAGAAAGCTGGacagtggagggttctacatcACCTCACGCACTCAGTTTAACAACATACAGCAGCTGGTCACACACTACCaca AGCATGCAGACGGACTGTGCCACTGTCTGACGGAGGTATGTCCCGTACTAAAGCCTCAGACCCAGGGCCTGGCCCGCGATGCCTGGGAGATCCCCAGGGACTCCCTATGCCTCGACCTCAAACTGGGACAGGGATGCTTCGGAGAGGTCTGGATGG GCACGTGGAACGGGACAACGCGGGTAGCGGTCAAGACCCTGAAGACAGGTACCATGTCCCCCGAGGCATTCCTTATGGAGGCCCAGGTCATGAAGAAGCTGAGACATGAAAAACTGGTCCAGCTGTACGCCGTGGTGTCTGAAGAACCTATCTATATTGTCACGGAGTACATGGGACAAGGAAGCTtgttggacttcctgaagggAGACATGGGCAAGATGCTCCGCCTTCCTCAGCTGGTTGACATGGCCTCACAG ATTGCCTCAGGAATGGCGTATGTAGAGAGGATGAACTACGTCCACAGAGACCTCAGGGCTGCCAACATTCTAGTGGGAGACAACTTGGTTTGTAAAGTGGCTGACTTCGGACTGGCCCGTCTCATAGAGGACAATGAGTACACTGCCAGGCAGG GAGCAAAGTTCCCCATCAAGTGGACGGCTCCTGAAGCTGCACTGTATGGCCGCTTCACCATCAAATCAGACGTCTGGTCGTTTGGGGTCTTACTGACAGAACTGGCCACCAAGGGGAGAGTACCATATCCAG gcaTGGTGAATCGGGAGGTGTTGGACCAGGTGGAACGTGGTTACAGGATGCCTTGTCCTGCTGAGTGCCCAGACTCCCTCCATGACCTCATGCTCACCTGCTGGAGGAAGGACGCTGAGGAGAGGCCCACATTCGAGTACCTGCAGGGCTTCCTGGAAGACTACTTTACCTCCACTGAGCCCCAGTACCAGCCGGGGGAGAACCTTTAG